The segment agaaaaatccATAATAGTTGAACCAATGGTTTGATAAGCCTAAGATTGGGATTGAGTTCTGTTGTAGATGGGTCTAACACTTGATCCAAGTTATAGAGCCATCAGGTGGCTAGAACTCCAAAATAGTCAGTGGCAATAGGAGAGAAAACAGAGAATCTCAAACCTAGAATTCTGTAACAGATCAAATCACTTACCTGAGATGCTGAATGAGAATAAGAGcaataagaaaaccaaaacTAAGAAAGATCCACTTGGACTTCTCACCACAAAGTGTCAACTAGATCAGACACCAGTCCCTACaccttgatcagacacaaggaaGCCTCAACAGAGACTAGCGGCAGTAGCATCAAGTTTTCTTCATAAATCAAATTGTGGGCTACTAATGAGCCTTCTCTTTTATAATAGTgataaatagaaactaaacttAGTTCCCAAAAACAGAATTATGAAACTAGTGAAATAGAAACtcttctagttactaaaaactgaaaatagaaactaggaaaattaGAAGCTTACATAAAATAGCAACTACTTATTTTAGACATTAAATAAGAAtgaaatttagaaactaaataatgaaACTAGTGAACCCCATCACAATCCAACTAAAAAgcaaactaactagtaatctcgtactcaatcttagagcccatCTTTTacacccataaaagtggcctagtacactccaaaccacatggactgaaggcccaacacatatacaacccaactctaggcttattcctaataaaacaagcatattttggttattaatctgcatcactcaGATACAAGTCCCCTTGACTAGTGGTTTCCCTCCGAGTTAGGGTTGAAATAACCTAGTTCTCTTCTGATGGAATCAAGCTCTCCCTTCTTTATGGGCTGCTTCATATAGAAATGTTGGGACTGCAAACATCTATGTTACAGATAATTAGCCAAGCAACAAGGGACACAAAGATAAAATGTAACCAAAtgtttaaactatttttttttttggggggggggggatggttggagagggttctctgagcaagcgaCATAAAGGAGCGCACCAATGAAGTGCAACATAATGGTTTCATATATAAGAGGGCAGTGAAATCATTTCATGTtcgaaggggagagagagagagagagagagagagagagagagagagagagagagagagagagagtgtccaCCCCTGGCAGCTTAGAACCTTTACGCTAAAATAAGACATGGCATATTTTTATCCCCAGATTCTTCTCAGGGAAAAactataaatattaaaaaaaaaaaaattgctttaaAATTAGGATTCCTCCATGTTACTTATTCAATCCTTATGCaatatggaaaagaaaaagaaatgcaaCCATACTAAAAGGAAGAGACAGATAATTGTATGCAGCACACCCTCCAAACAATTGGCCCATTGCTTCTTAACAATCTGGTATCCTCTAAATAGAAGACCACCCAGGGATATGCATCTCAATCCTCAGTGAAGCTGAATATAAGTTGTTTATCGgttaaaaatcaaaagaagaaaaaggaaaggaattgGATGACCAAACAAGGCCGTCCATTGgggatgggggtgggggtgggggtgggggtggggtggggaggggaCGATAACAGACTCAATGTAGGAGCAAAGAGACCAAGTCTGTGtttccaccccaccccaccccagaGAGAGGTCCAAGGTTCCACAAAAACACTATCCTATTTGATGGTTCATAGATGGGAGTCTTGGGATGATATACATTTATGATAATATTTGGGTCCCCCATCCCAAAGGCAGGTCCATTGATTTAGCTAGCAACTCCAATTGATCAAGCATAACTATTTGATAATTATAGGGATGGCCATCATACATTATCCAGCGCATCATTTTATTAAGATTATGATGATCAAACAATCATTAACTTCTCAAGAGATTAAATGATATTACCAATTATAAAACAGAAGACACTATTATGAGGCAAAATTAGAACTATTTTAAGCAATTACTGGCATTCATAGTTTCTCAAGGGAAGAAAGCACAAACCTTGAAGTTTGGAGTCAGCAGCTACAACCTTTGCAATTTGAGCCACTTGATCCAAAGAAGTTTGAGccagagaaaggaagaagatatgGTTAACTACTCCAAGCCGATGATGACTTCCAGAGTGTGATTCAAAATCAATGGATTCAAAAGCCGCTTTAGCCATGGAAAACACAGACGCTTTCAATGATCCAGAGTCCAATGGCAGGTGTGGAGCTAATTTGGAGACGAGTGTAACCAACACGGTTGTAATTGATTATAGAAACTTCCAGGAATAGCTTGGCAGCTCGTTCAATTGACTCTAGTGCCGCCTTTGACTTTCATATATGTATACCTTGCAACAAGCAAGCTTCAACTTCAacatttttcttccttctcaatCCACAAGCTGCACACACagaaggctgaataaaaatatttatacaAGAACAAACTTTGTAGATAAGCCTTCTCTCCTTTGGCCACAATTAGTATGATGGTAAAACTCGTTTTTCAAGCCAGAAACCTTGTGAAAAGAAATCCAAGATATTTGCAATCCAAAAAGGTGGGGGCGATTGTCTAAGATATCCCCAAAAATGGGctaaagcaaaacaaagaataCTGAGCTAATCACCTGGATAATGAATTAAAAAacttgatctcagaatgttttCTCAGTGGATAACATGATCCATAAGGTCAAAGCAGTTTGTTTGATACACAAGAAATGCTATAGATTTTGAAAAATCAGCAAAAGTTGGAAACTAATATTGCTCTTTTGAGTTTACAACACAAGGAAATTCCATGACCAGACACATTGCAGAATCCTGTGATTCACTCAGGTTAGTTGGTCCAAgcaaaaattcaagaaaatccaGGCAAGTCAAAGTATCTCATTGCATTTTCTGTCACTGTACATCTTAAATCCATAGGAGCACATATACTTTCACTTGTTCTAAAAGACAAGGTGACAATCCACAACCCTCTTTTTCAAAAACCACGACCCCAACCAACAAAGGTGCAGGAGGAGGCACCTCACAGATGGTTTTGTAAATACTTCGTCATGATTCCACATCATTAATACATCAAGAACTTTTACAGAAAACACTTCCACAGAAAGCCCCTGTTCATTCCAAGAGATGTACAACTGGAACTAGCTTTTTTCCTGAGAAAGTCCCTTAGGTAAGCTTATCCAATGGCATGAAGCATGAAGCATGAAGCATGAAGCATGAATCAGTCACATATTCCTATTTAAAAACAAATCATCTACAAAAcataaaacaacagaaacaaaataaataactgaatatTTAGTCAAAACTATTAATTTGCAACTGATCCTCTTAAGAATTTTAATTGGAAAACTAAGCATGATGaccataatttatttatttatttattttttattattattatttttttttatgccatAAGGTTTTTCATAAGAAGGTAATTGGTCCAACCATTTGCAGAGAGATCACCATAACATCCGAgatgatttattttttccaagATGATTTATTATTTCCTCCTGTTTTAATGTCTACTTAATCTCAAGATCAAATAACACCATTTGCAGGAACCCAACAAACACACCAccaattcacccaaaaaaatttatttacccaaaaaaaaaaaaaaaaaaaaaaaaaaaaacccacctaaACGCAAGAACAAAAGATCAAATATCTCATGCAATAGTAGATTTGGATCATTACCAAGAACTTCAAAAAGGACGGATACAAGCATTCCATCATATTAATAGAGATTCGCTAATTGTAGAATAAGGGTTCTGAAACaaatcaacccaaaaaaaaagggaaaatataagtcaacatgaaatatatatttttttggatgaataccATGAAAAGGTTATCCACATCAAAACTCCAAATCACTAGCCCCAGACGATTTCCGGAGCCCATCGTATTCCAATTTCATCGACGACGACGAGAACGACATAGCCAAAGAGGCGGAAACTGCCTTAAACTTAGCCCTTAGAGAATCCAGAGTATCTTGAACACTCTCGTTCTCCGGATCCAGAATTGGATATAGTTTAATCAAATCCTCCATCTGCTTGACGTTCTTCTGAACATGAGGAGTAAAGCAACTGGATTCAGCACGAATTGCGGAGTTCCAGACATCAACACAACCTCGATAAAACCCAATCTCCTCACCTACCTCGAAGCCAACTTTGAGGCCAACCTCTCTTCCTTCTTGCTGACCTAGGACCAACCCGTCTTGGAACCCATCTTTATAACCCTCTTTCACATGGGTTTCTTCCAAATTAAGAGAAGGATCGAAGATGTCTTCGTTGTAATTGGAATTTGAATCTACAGGAGCTTGTTTTGCAGGTTCAGACTGCATGATCTATGAGAAGCACAATCAAGCAGTTGGTACTGGAAAAAGGGAAGCGTATCTATCAAAAGAAGTGTCGCTCCCTTATTGAAATTTTCCTGCATAGGTTCCCAAACCCTCTAAATGGCATCTAAACAGCATGACCATTTATCCATTTGTCCAACTATACGTAAATTCCGTCATTTTAGAAAAGGGAATTTATAGTcccacctaggggtgtcaatcgatcggaTCTAACTGGGCTTGGCGGTGTAAAATCCTTACAtcgtgaatgcccgtttaagtAGGTTtagggggcatggtacggtttgtaatcgggttgaTTGGTATCGCGCTTTAATCGAGCTACCTTAAATGGACTTACAAACCTACTTAAGTCTAAACATGTTCTCTCTAGAGTCATTTTTTAAGTAGATTAAATGTCTAGAAATCTTCCATTTAAACATAGTAAAGGTCACCCAAAAACTCTCCACAGTTAATATATGAGATCATGGttatttcttacaaaaaaaaataaaaaaattatgacaaGTAGCAAAGTGATTGTTCTCCACAAGAATTGTCTGTCCTTCAATCACTCCCTATTAAAACATCTCAAAcgattctattttattttattaaaaagttGGATGTAATACCGTGTTCAACATCATctattatagattttttattacaaatccttttttattattttgtattgGTTGTGGTAAAGTAGGAATTTAGGCAGTTTTAAAGGGGTCAGGTCGGTCGGGCTAAATGGCTCGGTTCAAGCGGGCTTCTTAAACGAGTCGGGCCATTGAACAGGCTAGTTCAGGTTGGGCCTTAAGGCATTCGGGCTTGGTCGGGCCTACTGGTGtgggctcaggattgacacccctagtcccaCCTATGGTTTCAGGTATTGGGTATCGTATTGGCTGTATTGGTCGTATTATATTGGTATCGACTAAGACTGATCTCTGATCCTGATCAATCTGGATCTATTACCCAtattgtttcaggggtaaaatagtaaaaaaaatggtACCCCTTAAAAAAACTAAGGCAAAACCGACAAGTACTCACTGAACTAATCATATCCGGATTGGTACCAGATCGGTATCGATatgccaataccaataccagTACCGCCCCTACATAATTGGTCCCACCTCCTTAGGTATGTTATTAATAAGGAAACACCTGTAGCATTACTGACAATTAAACCTGGACCCCTATCGTCAATTTTTGTTATGGAATATTTGTTAAGGTATGATGTCAGCTGATTAATATTTTATCAAAGGAAAAGGCTAGGCATGCTAGCGGATTACCTAGGCATAAAGTATGCTAGCATCTATGACCgttaaatgaaaaaagaaaggatcTCATCCATTTGTAAACGTTGTCTTACATAAGCTGTCCAACACTGCAGCTCCATAGTCCTTCTTCTACCTTTCCCCTTGTCACACCTCACCTCCACTTACCTGAGGCTGGTGACATGAACCCGCGTACGTGTCTAGAATCCATCCAGGATctacgatgcagtactttaagttcataaagctATAAAATGATTCTGCAACCACAcagataataataaattaaaatattcaCAACTGGTGAtttttattgatatttaccatatttataaaaaaaaagaaaatgttttcacatcGAAAACATAATTAAAGTTATGCCCCTAGGGCTACATCtgatatgtacacaaaaagaataaaaaatagaagatgatactctcatcctcaatgtgctccaaatgcacagtCATCACATACACATCCATTCTCGTGCATAGCTATCTCCTCATCCCAAAGGTCACCTTCGTAGAGAGCTGGCTCCTCAGTCACAAACTCTGGATGGTtatctgaatcaacatctaaaaatggGGCAACAATgagggtgagcttccacgaagcccagtgaggggtggacATGTGAGCAATCACAAACAAGTATGCATACAACTAATAATATCAAAGAGATTaatgaatttcaaatttgacaCAACATAATTGAATCAAACAAAATTAAATGAGGGGTCTACACACAAGCATTCATAGTCATTCATGAAACAAAGACAAGTAACAACAACCACaacaatatgaatgcaattaaatgaatgcaatgacatgatctaGTTCATTAGCAAACAAGAATAGTCAACAAATTTTAAGTCCATAGTGAgtattagtgctactacaacataagTGGTATCTATAGTCACGAATGTCCATTACCGGTCCCCGAGGATACTAACTAGTTGCAAATCATGAGCATACCAGTCCCTACATAGCTACTTTGGTACTACATCATTGAATCAAACATTGTGTGATGGGTTTGTCACAATGTTGGTACCCCCACCTTGATCACCGAAAAACATCCCCAACTTCGGTCCGTTGGACGGTAAGATTAGCTAATGCGTAAACCCTATTTGCAAGGGCTATAGCACCATGGTGATTACTCTGCTAACCTGATGCAATCTAATAAATAATTTCTTGATCCGTATTAGGTCTTAGTACTACTGCAATATAGGTGATATCTTCTGTCATAAATGTTCGTTATCGGTCCTcgaggatacaagctagttgcgagtcagagCCTGTAGGTCCCGAAAAACCCATTGGTCACCccgtaaacccctattaataatcccatatatatataccacatcaccgaatcaaacatcgtgTGATGGATTTGTCACAAAGCCAGTAACCCCCACCTAAGTCACCAAAAATTATCCTCAACCTTGGTCTGTTGGACGATAGGATTAgtcaatacgtaaacccctattggtaaAGGCTGTAGCACCAGAGTGGTTgccctagcccaatgcattctatcaTGGTTCATATCACATTACAAATATAAGGTGATCATGCTTGAGGATGTAGTACCGGTATCTCCCACAACCTCGATCACCGGAATGTCCCACAACCTCTGGCATATTGCACCGACAATCATGACCACACACCCTCTCACTCTATGAGCATGCAATACCTTATCTCCCACAACCTCGGTAACCAAAATCTCCCACAAGCTCAGCCATATTGCATACTATTTATCAACACCCACACCAACATACACATTCAAGTTCTCCAATAGTAACAGGTTCATAATGGACAATTTATGATCACACATATAGATAACATATTGTAAACGTTCCTCAAAATAATTCACAACACCCACTTACTTCATTATGCAACATACGCATTCACCGCAAGAACGGATTTATAATATGTAAATGACATGATCATACACATGTGCATCATGAtataaacattccataaaaatcacacaaaatcccctcacctggAGTCCTAGATGATGGTGGACAATCAATGGTCTTGTATCGTGTTGTCTTATCACTTCTTGGTTCTATTCCTAGGATACATTGGGTTTTTAAGCAAATTAGTCAACCATAGGGAGGTTCGACCCTAGGGTacatgttctagcttcatttcctattgttcttttctttgaatCGTTCTCAAGTTGGGGGCTATGGAATTATAAGGTAGTTTATATGTGGGGGATTTTCACCCACATCAATTAACTTAGATTTTTCATATTTAGTGGGTTAGTTAAGCTAGGGTTACACAATgtacccaaaatccaaaaagtCCAAATCTAGGTTAaactaaaatttggaaaattcggttgagggtttatgtggtgaccaccaatggc is part of the Macadamia integrifolia cultivar HAES 741 unplaced genomic scaffold, SCU_Mint_v3 scaffold94, whole genome shotgun sequence genome and harbors:
- the LOC122070525 gene encoding protein LTO1 homolog, which gives rise to MQSEPAKQAPVDSNSNYNEDIFDPSLNLEETHVKEGYKDGFQDGLVLGQQEGREVGLKVGFEVGEEIGFYRGCVDVWNSAIRAESSCFTPHVQKNVKQMEDLIKLYPILDPENESVQDTLDSLRAKFKAVSASLAMSFSSSSMKLEYDGLRKSSGASDLEF